One genomic window of Parasteatoda tepidariorum isolate YZ-2023 chromosome 9, CAS_Ptep_4.0, whole genome shotgun sequence includes the following:
- the LOC139426360 gene encoding delta-latroinsectotoxin-Lt1a-like — protein sequence MHINLTLITNVVAKRAADDNADIDAEYQEAMEEIEERKKTCKALEYAGHATGLVTNLIGDIPEIPLVTDTVKIATSGIAAAAHVAEFGMNIAATAMECDDVNFDEIKAIMEKRFSEIDRKLDKMSEAMEKVTEVVTKTFNSVEKTRAEMNWGFKNVLATLKSREIQSILSKINKFVRYFEEKRKEISKLPLHQFVFRLKEKDGILSYLQKARKPEGLHSDLLELMDKNNNFAIPENAEDTKAFQALYALFYGTQTYASVMFFLLKQHSYLADYYYQTGRDKKFNEAFDVLITTFNEFKASLTRAKGLINEVVKTLEEVKNKDFIKDVKNELYDDISKRIDGLKDLKTNITKMVLNVIEDIPEPVLDIDFNEPHIASNYGDWDDKSKVRYAVQLTVNGTYSKFGEWTEPVKVYQKANPTLQVPRDEKGRLRLVFRKFNEEKPQLVAILSKSSQVEFRDIDRDLYNAARSKDQTRPLEYIPTLLDAGANMHATFEMKRNVMHAAAESGNVKIAMRFFSSGTQEQLLNARDEKGFTPIHIAASTRNSGFVKFLVDQNADVNVQTAGDKVTPLHIAAKRGFFKTIKNLLASNKIEINKREKSGYTPLHYAVRGIVKAIKILLADDKILINAKSNFGLTPFHLAVMKGDREICDALLSSGKVEVNAGNKDNMTPLHFAAMAGNVDMIQYLLSGKKELEEVNINAVTSDNIWTPLHFAIYFKHVDAALELLKNDKIDVSMTSKQSYTPLHFSIATGQLKIFHELLRKDSNLEALTKEKFTALHLATLRSETDFATTLLDKNANINAVSDDGSTPLHLATKSDKIDQMVLLINRGANMKLYDGNNFLPFHYAIKNVNLRAMKAAVEKDPSLTDTNHKEGKSIMKYSIHFIFGLIYHYYKNKDSVEYRKFKDLPPLEVFKKLGYYDLLQIVRKDSSNSSEKVDRVINAGNRFAIWCIKRENSKGKTCSFKGVRDKRKIESLNVEGYPHPTVMGPTYQQNLNNVLINMIHSMKQIGSNKSFPYSNPLMIQNADTNGILLLVDLLVRKFTNEKYNVSNNTSISTLESQGTALKIIDKFSAFVDTVSDIPAEELIDLTKLHSDLYKSIESGNSNNIFYLLCQHLRNIVDAEQVTAFLSGVMTNDEDMSKEKYAVNTIIKYCISEANMDNAS from the coding sequence ATGCATATTAATCTAACTCTTATAACTAATGTAGTTGCAAAACGTGCTGCCGACGATAACGCGGACATCGATGCTGAATACCAAGAAGCTATGGAGGaaattgaagaaagaaaaaagacgTGCAAGGCTTTAGAATACGCTGGTCATGCAACTGGACTCGTAACTAATCTAATTGGTGATATTCCTGAAATTCCTCTCGTTACTGATACCGTAAAAATAGCAACATCTGGCATAGCTGCGGCAGCTCATGTAGCAGAATTCGGAATGAATATTGCCGCAACAGCAATGGAATGCGATGATGTGAATTTTGATGAGATTAAAGCCATAATGGAGAAAAGGTTTAGTGAAATCGACAGGAAGCTCGATAAAATGTCAGAGGCAATGGAAAAAGTGACAGAAGTGGTCACAAAGACTTTTAATAGCGTAGAAAAAACGAGAGCGGAAATGAATTGGggatttaaaaatgtactagCTACACTTAAAAGTCGAGAAAttcaatcaatacttagtaaaattaacaaatttgttaGGTATTTCgaagagaaaagaaaagaaataagtaaacttCCTTTACACCAGTTCGTTTTCAGATTGAAGGAAAAAGATGGGATTCTTAGTTACTTGCAAAAAGCCCGCAAACCAGAAGGTTTACACTCAGATTTGCTTGAACTTATggataagaataataattttgctattccTGAAAATGCTGAAGACACAAAAGCGTTTCAAGCattatatgctttattttatggaaCTCAAACATATGCATCAGTTATGTTTTTCCTCCTTAAGCAACATTCTTATCTTGCCGATTATTACTACCAAACAGGAAGagataagaaatttaatgaagCATTCGATGTTTTGATTACTACTTTCAATGAATTCAAAGCATCGCTTACTAGAGCCAAAGGATTAATTAACGAAGTCGTTAAGACGTTGgaagaagtaaaaaacaaaGACTTCattaaagatgttaaaaatgaattatatgatGATATTTCCAAAAGAATAGATGGATTAAAAGACCTCAAAACTAACATaacaaaaatggttttaaatgtCATAGAAGATATACCAGAACCAGTACTAGACATCGACTTTAATGAACCTCATATTGCATCAAACTATGGAGATTGGGATGATAAGTCCAAAGTAAGATATGCTGTGCAGTTGACAGTAAATGGAACCTACTCTAAATTTGGTGAATGGACTGAGCCAGTAAAAGTTTATCAGAAAGCAAATCCAACTCTTCAAGTCCCAAGAGATGAAAAAGGAAGATTGAGGCTtgtttttcgtaaatttaatgaagaaaagcCTCAATTAGTGGCAATTTTGTCAAAATCAAGTCAAGTAGAATTTCGAGATATCGATCGAGATCTTTATAATGCAGCCAGAAGTAAAGATCAAACTAGACCATTGGAATATATTCCTACCTTACTTGATGCGGGTGCAAACATGCATGCTACTTTTGAAATGAAGAGAAATGTCATGCACGCTGCAGCTGAAAGTGGAAATGTTAAAATTGCGATGCGATTTTTTTCTAGCGGGACACAAGAACAACTCTTAAATGCTAGAGACGAAAAAGGATTCACCCCGATTCACATTGCTGCGagtaccagaaattctggttttgtAAAGTTCTTAGTCGATCAAAATGCAGACGTAAATGTCCAAACTGCAGGAGACAAAGTAACGCCATTGCATATAGCAGCTAAAAGAGGatttttcaaaaccattaaGAATTTACTTGCTAGcaataaaatcgaaataaataaacgaGAAAAATCAGGCTACACACCTTTGCATTATGCTGTACGAGGTATAGTAAAAgcaattaagattttacttgccgatgataaaattttaataaatgctaagTCAAATTTCGGTCTGACGCCCTTTCACTTGGCTGTCATGAAAGGGGATCGAGAAATCTGTGATGCTTTGTTAAGCAGCGGTAAAGTAGAAGTCAATGCTGGAAACAAAGATAACATGACGCCTCTACACTTTGCAGCAATGGCAGGAAATGTAGACATGATACAGTACCTTCTTTCAGGTAAGAAAGAGTTGGAGGAAGTGAATATTAACGCAGTCACGTCAGATAATATATGGACCCCTCttcattttgctatttattttaaacatgtagATGCCGCGCTTGAACTTCTAAAGAACGATAAGATAGACGTCAGTATGACCTCCAAGCAATCTTACACACCTTTGCATTTTTCTATAGCAACTGggcaattgaaaatatttcatgaactGCTAAGGAAAGATTCCAATCTCGAAGCATTGACAAAAGAGAAGTTTACAGCTCTTCATCTGGCAACACTGCGGTCTGAGACAGATTTCGCCACAACGTTATTAGACAAAAATGCTAATATAAATGCAGTATCAGATGATGGATCTACTCCTTTGCATTTGGCtacaaaatcagataaaattgaCCAAATGGTACTTTTAATAAACAGAGGTGCAAATATGAAGCTGTACgatggtaataattttttaccgtttcattatgctattaaaaatgttaatttaagagCTATGAAGGCAGCTGTAGAAAAAGATCCAAGTCTCACTGATACTAACCATAAGGAGGGAAAATCAATTATGAAATAttccattcattttattttcggactcatttatcattattacaaaaataaagattcggttgaatatagaaaatttaaagatttgccACCTttggaagtttttaaaaagttgggcTATTACGACTTATTACAAATTGTCCGGAAGGATTCTTCAAATTCTTCGGAGAAAGTTGATAGAGTAATAAACGCAGGTAACAGATTTGCAATTTGGTGCATCAAGAGAGAAAACAGTAAGGGAAAAACCTGTTCTTTTAAAGGCGTTCGTGATAAACGCAAGATTGAATCTCTAAATGTAGAGGGATATCCACATCCAACTGTTATGGGACCCACATATCAACAAAACCTCAacaatgttttgataaatatgatTCATTCTATGAAACAAATTGGAAGCAACAAATCTTTTCCCTATTCTAATCCTTTGATGATCCAAAATGCTGACACCAATGGAATATTGTTGCTGGTTGATCTACTCGTTAGAAAATTTACGAATGAGAAATATAATGTGAGTAACAATACCTCAATATCCACTCTAGAATCTCAAGGCACAGCTTTAAAGATCATTGATAAATTCAGTGCTTTTGTTGATACTGTAAGTGATATACCAGCAGAAGAGTTAATAGATCTCACAAAATTGCACTCCGATTTATACAAATCCATTGAAAGTGGAaacagcaataatattttttatctattatgcCAGCATTTACGAAATATTGTTGATGCAGAACAAGTTACAGCTTTCTTATCTGGAGTCATGACCAATGATGAAGACatgagtaaagaaaaatatgctgTCAACACTATAATAAAATACTGCATATCAGAAGCTAATATGGATAATGCATCATAA
- the LOC122269053 gene encoding delta-latroinsectotoxin-Lt1a-like has product MRINQTVVVLAVAKRDADNNSENDPEYDKAMEEIESRKNTCKKLEYAKHGTELVTNLIGDIPDIPLVTTGAKVVTSGIAAATHIAEFGINIAATAMECDDVNFDEIKLIMDKRFNEVDRKLDKLTEAMEKVTDMVTKTLSTVEKTRQEMEWGFKNVLVTLKNHDIQAIISKISKFSRYFEEKKDEVSKLPADQFVFRLKQKDGILDYLKKVRLPEGLHSDLFELMDKNTNFSIPENANDSKAFQALYALFYGTQTYASVMFFLLKQHSYLADYYYQRGQDKKFNEEFDLLVTTFNEFKTSLTGTNGLINAVVATLDNVKNKRFIKFVNDQLYKDISKRIDGLKNLKYGITKMRLAVIEDTPEPVVDIDFNEPDIRSNYGDWDDKSKVRYALQFRVDGIYSKFSEWTEPLKIDRKANPTIHISIDEKGRERLVFRKFNEEKPQLAKVLTKYESEFRDIDRDLYNAARSKDETRPLQYIPSLLNVGANIDAVFEMKRSVMHAAAESGNVKIAMRFLLDVKKELFDAVDEKGYTAMHVAASTKNAGFINFLITHNADVNARTNADKLTALHIAAKRGHYNTIKNLLASDKIEINKPEKSGYTPLHYAVRGTPKALKILLDDDKISVNAKSNFGLTPFHLAVMKGDRGICDALLSSGKVEVNAGNKDNVTPLHFAAMAGDVNMVQYLLSGKKEVEEVNINALTSENNWTPLHFAIYLKQEEATFELLKNEKVDISVTSKENYTPLHLSIATGQLKIFDELLKKGSNIESLTKEKFTALHLAVLRSEMEFTTKLLDKNARINAVSDDGSTPLHLAAKADRTDQAVLLISRGANMRLYDSKNFLPLQYVIKNMNFEVLRAAANQDPSIVDLNQGEGKALGEYCGSFLIEKMYYYYKNKDSVEYSKYKGLQLLDVFKKLGLYDLLRILGKNDTSPHKEDAIKFALAAASSVATQCIKDNRETCPFTGVRYKRSIEKSYFDYYQYLPKLQPLNFAQNAFNIFKIVSSTNQLEAKQTNNYQSFSHSITPIVQNVDTNGILLLFDILIRKFTNEKYTMNVNKSTSTLESQATALEVIDKFSAFVDSVSDVPAEELIDLAKLHSDVYKSLESGDNNIIFDLFCQHLRKIVDEEQVAAFLSSIKTDNEDQNQENSVNTMIQYCLSEAYTAP; this is encoded by the coding sequence atgcgTATTAATCAAACGGTTGTAGTGTTAGCTGTGGCTAAAAGAGATGCCGATAATAATTCCGAAAACGATCCTGAATATGACAAAGCAATGGAAGAAATTGAATCACGGAAAAACACATGCAAAAAATTGGAGTACGCTAAACATGGAACGGAACTCGTCACTAATTTAATTGGTGATATTCCGGACATCCCTCTTGTTACAACTGGTGCAAAAGTAGTAACTTCAGGTATAGCTGCTGCAACACACATAGCCGAGTTTGGAATAAACATTGCCGCCACGGCCATGGAATGTGATGATGTGAATTTCGAtgagattaaattaattatggatAAAAGATTTAATGAAGTGGACCGGAAGCTTGACAAACTGACAGAGGCAATGGAAAAAGTAACAGATATGGTGACTAAAACGTTAAGTACCGTTGAAAAAACAAGACAGGAGATGGAATGGGGATTTAAAAACGTGCTAGTAACGTTAAAAAACCATGACATACAAgcaataataagtaaaattagcaaGTTTTCTCGATACTTCGAAGAAAAGAAAGACGAGGTAAGTAAGCTTCCAGCTGACCAATTCGTTTTCCGCTTAAAGCAGAAAGACGGTATATTAGATTACTTGAAAAAGGTAAGATTGCCGGAGGGTTTGCATTCTGATTTGTTCGAACTCATggataaaaatactaatttttcaattcccgAAAATGCAAACGACTCCAAAGCATTTCAAGCTTTATATGCCTTATTCTACGGAACACAAACGTACGCATCggttatgttttttcttcttaaacaaCATTCTTATCTTGCTGATTATTACTATCAAAGAGGACAAGACAAAAAATTCAACGAAGAATTCGATCTTTTGGTAActacttttaatgaatttaaaacgtCTCTTACAGGAACCAATGGTCTGATTAATGCTGTAGTTGCTACCttagataatgtaaaaaataaacgattCATTAAATTTGTCAATGATCAGCTGTATAAagatatttctaaaagaatagATGGGTTAAAAAACCTCAAATATGGTATAACAAAAATGAGGTTAGCTGTCATAGAAGATACACCGGAACCAGTAGTTGATATAGATTTTAATGAGCCTGATATTAGGTCAAACTATGGTGATTGGGATGATAAATCTAAAGTAAGGTACGCTCTCCAATTCAGAGTTGAtggaatttattctaaatttagtgAATGGACTGAGCCTCTGAAAATAGACAGGAAAGCAAATCCAACCATACATATCTCCATAGATGAAAAAGGAAGAGAAAGACTcgtttttcgaaaatttaatgaagagaAACCTCAACTAGCTAAAGTTTTGACAAAATATGAGTCGGAATTTCGAGACATTGATCGAGATCTTTACAACGCTGCAAGAAGCAAAGATGAAACAAGACCATTACAATATATACCTTCTTTACTGAATGTCGGGGCAAATATTGATGCAGTTTTCGAAATGAAAAGAAGCGTAATGCATGCTGCCGCTGAAAGCGGGAATGTAAAGATTGCAATGCGGTTTCTTTTGGacgtaaaaaaagaattatttgatgCTGTCGATGAAAAGGGGTATACAGCGATGCATGTTGCTGCTAGCACTAAAAACGCtggtttcataaattttttaattacccaTAATGCAGATGTAAATGCCCGGACAAATGCAGACAAGTTAACAGCATTGCACATAGCAGCAAAAAGAGGTCACtataacacaattaaaaatttgcttgctagtgataaaatagaaataaataaaccagAAAAATCAGGATACACACCTCTACATTACGCTGTTCGAGGCACACCAAAAGCTCTTAAGATTTTGCTTGATGACgataaaatttcagtaaacGCTAAGTCAAATTTTGGCTTGACTCCTTTCCACTTGGCTGTTATGAAAGGTGATCGAGGAATCTGTGATGCTTTGTTGAGTAGTGGTAAAGTAGAAGTGAACGCTGGGAATAAAGACAATGTGACGCCGCTGCACTTTGCAGCGATGGCGGGAGATGTGAATATGGTTCAGTACCTTCTCTCAGGGAAAAAGGAAGTGGaagaagtaaatattaatgCACTAACATCCGAAAATAATTGGACACCCCttcattttgctatttatttaaagcaagaaGAAGCCACCTTTGAATTACTGAAGAATGAGAAAGTTGATATTAGTGtaacttcaaaagaaaattacactCCTCTCCATCTTTCTATTGCAACTggtcaattgaaaattttcgatGAATTATTAAAGAAAGGCTCTAATATAGAATCATTAACAAAGGAGAAGTTTACGGCTCTCCATCTTGCGGTTTTGAGATCAGAAATGGAATTTACCACAAAGTTGCTGGATAAAAATGCTAGAATAAATGCAGTATCCGATGATGGTTCTACTCCTTTACATTTGGCTGCAAAAGCAGATAGAACAGATCAAGCTGTACTTTTAATAAGTAGAGGAGCGAATATGAGACTGTATGATAGCAAAAACTTTTTACCTCTTCAGTACGTTATTAAGAATatgaattttgaagttttgagAGCGGCTGCCAATCAAGATCCAAGtatagttgatttaaatcaaggaGAGGGCAAAGCTTTAGGAGAATATTGCGGATCCTTTTTAATCGAGAAAATGTATTATTACTACAAGAATAAAGATTCAGTTGAATACAGTAAGTATAAAGGTTTGCAACTACttgatgttttcaaaaaattaggtTTATATGATTTATTAAGAATTCTAGGAAAAAATGATACAAGTCCCCATAAAGAAGACGCAATTAAATTTGCCCTTGCAGCTGCTAGCTCAGTGGCAACACAGTGTATCAAAGACAACAGAGAGACATGCCCCTTTACTGGAGTTCGTTATAAACGGAGtattgaaaaatcttattttgattaCTATCAGTATCTGCCTAAATTACAGCCTTTAAACTTTGCACAGAatgctttcaatattttcaagattGTAAGTAGTACAAATCAGCTAGAGGCTAAACAAACTAATAACTACCAATCTTTTTCGCACTCCATAACACCAATAGTGCAAAATGTTGATACGAACGGAATATTGCTGTTGTTTGATATACTAATCAGAAAATTTACGAACGAGAAATATACTATGAATGTCAATAAATCGACATCCACTTTGGAATCTCAAGCTACGGCATTAGAAGTCATTGATAAATTTAGTGCTTTTGTAGATTCTGTTAGTGACGTACCAGCGGAAGAGCTAATAGATCTCGCTAAATTGCACTCAGATGTTTACAAATCATTAGAAAGTGGAGACAACAATATAATTTTCGATCTATTCTGTcagcatttaagaaaaattgtagaTGAGGAGCAAGTTGCAGCTTTCCTATCAAGTATCAAAACTGACAATGAGGATCAAAATCAGGAAAATTCTGTTAATACTATGATACAATATTGTTTGTCGGAAGCTTACACTGCACCCTAA